From Desulfatibacillum aliphaticivorans DSM 15576, the proteins below share one genomic window:
- the asd gene encoding aspartate-semialdehyde dehydrogenase, whose amino-acid sequence MAKVAFVGWRGMVGSVLMDRMRAEGDFKTTGLDPLFFTTSQTGQKAPDVGLGESLLQDAMDADKLLPMDIIVTCQGSGYTKEMHPKLRSMGWDGYWIDAASAMRMDDDSVIVLDPVNRPVIDKALASGVKKYIGGNCTVSLMLMALGGLFENGLVEWMTSMTYQAASGAGAKNMRELIAQMASISGASKALLDDPASAIQDLDRTVLETMRSGDFPTDNFGVPLAGSVIPWIDSELPSGQSREEWKGLVETNKILGTEKQIPIDGLCVRIGSMRCHSQALTIKLTKDVPVDEIEDMLAKANDWVRVIPNNKADSMKLLSPTAVTGGLEVPVGRIHKLNMGPEYLGAFTVGDQLLWGAAEPLRRILQIILDFMG is encoded by the coding sequence ATGGCAAAAGTGGCTTTTGTAGGTTGGAGAGGAATGGTTGGCTCGGTGTTGATGGACCGTATGAGGGCTGAGGGCGATTTCAAGACTACCGGTCTTGATCCCCTCTTCTTCACCACCTCCCAGACCGGACAAAAGGCCCCGGATGTTGGACTGGGCGAGTCCCTGCTCCAGGACGCCATGGACGCGGACAAACTCCTGCCCATGGATATCATCGTCACATGCCAGGGCAGCGGATATACCAAGGAAATGCATCCCAAGCTGAGGAGCATGGGTTGGGACGGATACTGGATCGACGCGGCCTCGGCCATGCGTATGGACGACGACTCAGTCATCGTTCTGGATCCGGTGAACAGGCCGGTCATTGACAAGGCTCTGGCTTCGGGTGTGAAAAAGTACATCGGCGGCAACTGCACGGTCAGCCTCATGCTCATGGCTTTGGGCGGACTCTTCGAGAATGGCCTGGTGGAATGGATGACCTCCATGACCTATCAGGCGGCCTCGGGCGCCGGAGCCAAAAACATGCGGGAGCTCATCGCCCAGATGGCTTCCATTTCCGGCGCCAGCAAGGCGCTGTTGGACGATCCCGCTTCGGCCATCCAGGATCTGGACAGGACCGTCCTGGAAACCATGCGCTCCGGGGATTTTCCCACGGACAATTTCGGCGTGCCTCTGGCCGGCAGCGTCATCCCCTGGATCGACTCGGAACTGCCCAGCGGCCAAAGCCGGGAAGAGTGGAAGGGCCTTGTGGAAACCAACAAAATCCTGGGAACCGAAAAGCAGATTCCCATTGACGGCCTGTGCGTCCGCATCGGCTCCATGCGCTGCCACAGCCAGGCTTTGACCATCAAGCTCACCAAGGACGTTCCCGTGGATGAGATTGAGGACATGCTGGCCAAGGCCAACGACTGGGTCAGGGTCATCCCCAATAACAAGGCGGATTCCATGAAGCTCCTGAGCCCCACGGCGGTCACCGGCGGCCTGGAAGTGCCGGTGGGCAGAATCCATAAGCTGAACATGGGGCCTGAATATCTTGGGGCCTTCACCGTGGGCGACCAGCTTTTATGGGGCGCTGCCGAGCCTCTGCGCAGGATTTTGCAAATCATCCTGGATTTCATGGGATAG
- a CDS encoding B12-binding domain-containing radical SAM protein: MPQDEPHNAKTMNASPPRILGLNPWIHDFAAYDVWARPLGLYYILAILRKAGFAVSYYDCLGRPDTSHLKKNRYGAGPYLKQALPTPKILGDVKRRFSRYGLEPEQVRRDLSGMDKPDLILVTSLMAYWYPGVFEAIALAKEIWPDVPLVLGGTYPTLWTDHARNFSGADEVFTGLADERIVDLANRRTGWSAENPVRSGALDEFPYPALDLEGTPVFAPVLTSRGCPFRCHYCASGFLNPEFLRRNPDAVFAEMLYWHERYGLRDYVFYDDAMLVQPEKYFLPLMDKILSRGLNWRFHTPNAVHIRNLTPRTTKTMFQAGFKTIRLGLETAVFSKRNGMDAKITRQEFLDGAKNMQEAGFDASVVGAYLLIGLPNQDYDAVRESISIVKEAGIRPVLTHYTPIPHTALWEEAKASSRYDLEADPLYTNRAVFPCQREPFSWMLLSELKNLCVV; the protein is encoded by the coding sequence ATGCCTCAAGATGAACCCCATAACGCCAAGACCATGAACGCATCCCCGCCCCGCATACTGGGCCTAAACCCCTGGATTCACGACTTTGCAGCCTACGACGTGTGGGCCAGGCCCCTGGGGCTGTATTACATCCTGGCCATATTGCGAAAAGCCGGCTTTGCCGTATCCTATTACGACTGCCTGGGCAGGCCGGATACATCCCATCTGAAAAAAAACCGCTACGGCGCCGGCCCGTACCTCAAGCAAGCCCTGCCCACGCCGAAAATCCTCGGGGACGTCAAACGGCGCTTTTCCCGCTACGGCCTGGAGCCGGAACAGGTGCGCAGGGATTTGTCGGGCATGGACAAGCCGGATTTGATCCTGGTCACCTCCCTCATGGCCTATTGGTATCCGGGAGTGTTTGAGGCCATCGCTCTTGCCAAGGAAATCTGGCCGGACGTCCCTTTGGTTTTAGGCGGAACCTACCCGACTTTATGGACGGACCACGCACGAAATTTTTCGGGGGCGGACGAGGTTTTTACGGGCCTGGCTGACGAACGCATTGTGGATTTGGCCAATCGCCGTACAGGCTGGAGCGCCGAAAACCCTGTCAGGTCCGGCGCTTTGGACGAGTTCCCCTACCCCGCTTTGGATCTGGAGGGGACTCCCGTGTTTGCGCCCGTGTTGACCTCGCGAGGATGCCCCTTTCGCTGCCATTATTGCGCCTCGGGGTTCTTGAACCCGGAATTTTTACGGAGAAATCCTGACGCTGTGTTTGCGGAAATGCTTTATTGGCACGAACGCTACGGCCTTCGGGATTACGTGTTTTACGACGACGCTATGCTGGTGCAGCCGGAAAAGTATTTTTTGCCCTTGATGGATAAAATCCTCTCCCGAGGCCTGAACTGGCGCTTTCACACGCCCAACGCAGTCCACATCCGCAACCTGACCCCGCGGACGACCAAAACCATGTTCCAGGCGGGATTCAAAACCATCCGCCTGGGGTTGGAGACGGCGGTCTTCTCAAAACGCAACGGCATGGACGCCAAAATTACCCGACAGGAGTTCCTGGACGGCGCGAAAAACATGCAGGAAGCCGGGTTTGACGCCAGCGTTGTGGGGGCCTATTTGCTGATCGGCCTGCCCAACCAGGATTACGACGCGGTGAGAGAGTCCATTTCCATCGTCAAAGAGGCGGGAATCCGGCCAGTGCTCACCCATTACACGCCCATTCCCCATACGGCCTTGTGGGAAGAGGCCAAGGCGTCTTCCCGGTACGATCTGGAGGCGGATCCCCTTTACACCAACCGGGCCGTGTTTCCCTGCCAAAGAGAGCCTTTCTCGTGGATGCTCTTGTCGGAACTGAAAAATCTGTGTGTTGTTTGA
- a CDS encoding ImmA/IrrE family metallo-endopeptidase, with protein sequence MAGLDNLELALIFGLDSKGETPEERARSSQKLFVRSQDQIAEYSPASTGRRLSAWEAYKAYGLPVLQEIASYGSAILPANPDEPAATLADRRKQIGYTESELAQRAGLSISDIKNAEDPMTRNPIRVLEKIAQELALDGHKISFAPKAGGDDRLGYRLRDLRNTGEPASTELISRLCEAAWVIMKQYQLREWLFPLKEFIGFTPSANYGAPGYPAWRHGYYLAQETRKTLSIPFNQPISNLRTLVEDELGIPVVQLRLPKGFAGATIANGNDRGIALNIVGENRSEWVRRITLAHELGHLLWDPDENLTSLQLDRYDDLEEAPWQQTQYVEQRANAFAVEFIAPQEEALKIFKAHENYNAGLRAVMETFGLSYTSAKYHIWNASDRSVELGQLTVDDTTPTDDWKGRESFSIDYFKPESTPDSRRGEQFAGFVFHANASNLISLETAADYLGCTIDEYVANLDFLREFFSY encoded by the coding sequence ATGGCTGGATTAGATAATCTTGAGCTTGCCCTTATTTTCGGTTTGGACAGCAAGGGTGAAACACCGGAGGAAAGAGCTCGTTCCTCCCAAAAACTTTTTGTCAGAAGCCAGGATCAAATTGCTGAATATAGCCCGGCCTCCACAGGCCGGCGCCTTTCAGCATGGGAAGCCTATAAGGCGTACGGGCTTCCTGTTTTACAGGAAATCGCCTCGTATGGAAGCGCTATCTTACCTGCTAATCCCGATGAGCCTGCTGCGACATTGGCTGATAGAAGAAAACAGATTGGCTATACGGAGTCCGAACTTGCCCAACGTGCTGGGCTAAGTATTTCAGATATCAAAAATGCGGAAGATCCCATGACCCGAAATCCAATCCGAGTTCTGGAGAAGATCGCCCAGGAACTGGCTCTGGATGGACATAAGATTTCCTTTGCACCAAAGGCTGGCGGAGATGACCGTTTAGGATACAGATTGCGAGATCTCAGGAATACCGGGGAACCTGCCTCAACAGAGTTGATATCCCGGTTATGTGAAGCTGCCTGGGTCATCATGAAGCAATATCAGTTGAGAGAATGGCTTTTTCCTCTCAAGGAATTTATTGGTTTTACTCCGTCTGCCAACTATGGAGCCCCCGGTTATCCGGCTTGGCGCCATGGATATTATTTGGCGCAGGAAACCCGAAAGACCTTGAGTATCCCTTTTAACCAACCTATCTCAAATTTGCGCACCCTGGTCGAGGATGAGTTAGGGATACCAGTGGTTCAGTTGCGGCTTCCGAAAGGGTTTGCCGGGGCCACGATTGCCAATGGAAATGACAGGGGCATAGCTCTTAATATCGTCGGGGAAAATAGGAGTGAATGGGTGCGCCGTATAACGCTCGCCCATGAATTGGGCCACCTGTTATGGGATCCAGATGAAAATCTGACAAGCCTGCAACTTGACAGGTATGACGATCTGGAAGAGGCTCCCTGGCAGCAAACGCAATATGTGGAGCAGAGGGCAAATGCCTTTGCTGTCGAGTTTATAGCCCCGCAAGAGGAGGCCTTAAAGATTTTTAAGGCCCACGAAAATTATAACGCTGGACTTCGCGCAGTTATGGAGACTTTCGGCCTAAGCTATACAAGCGCCAAATACCATATATGGAACGCATCTGACCGTTCTGTCGAGTTGGGTCAATTGACTGTAGACGACACAACGCCGACTGATGATTGGAAGGGCAGAGAATCGTTCTCCATTGACTATTTCAAGCCGGAGTCGACACCGGACAGCAGACGTGGAGAGCAATTTGCAGGTTTTGTGTTTCATGCAAATGCAAGTAATTTGATCTCACTGGAAACGGCAGCGGATTATCTTGGATGCACGATCGATGAATATGTTGCCAACCTTGATTTTTTACGGGAATTTTTTTCTTACTGA
- a CDS encoding glycerol-3-phosphate dehydrogenase/oxidase, whose translation MQYKREDLVKKISAEDWDLIIIGGGVTGAGILREAVRRNLKTLLVEQRDFAWGTSSRSGQLVHGGLRYLQQGDFMLTYQSVREREMLLQELPGLVKPFGMMMAVYKGSLLQRLIVHAGLLTYDVMSRKFRKHTYSVKEMLKRFPGLREKGLECGLLFYESVTDDARLVLRVLQQGREEGGVALNYCKVTDLLKEEGRVCGVELEDTVSGGKMQAKAKQVINATGAWADDFRSKVRRKNSKHIRPLRGSHLVFSAERLPVSQSIVITHPVSKRPGFIFPWEGRVITGNTDIDHRKKLNEEAAATSGEVDYLLESVRHYFPKLDITRKDIIATYSGVRPVVGSGKKDPSKESRDHVVWQEDGLLTVTGGKLTTFRLIALDALKAAQPALGDLPDLDKKQRVFSPVKPLSAEAAGLDREILTRLQGRYGARAEDLIKDAQPGELEKIPGTETLWAELRWAAKNEMVVHLEDLMRRRTRIAVLLRQGGVTHLPGIKEICQPLLGWDDEKWSQEEKQYLQSWQKYNGVKY comes from the coding sequence ATGCAGTACAAAAGAGAAGACCTAGTTAAAAAAATCAGCGCGGAAGATTGGGACCTGATTATCATCGGCGGCGGCGTCACCGGCGCCGGCATCCTGCGGGAAGCGGTCCGGCGCAACCTGAAAACCCTGTTGGTGGAGCAGCGCGACTTTGCCTGGGGCACCTCCAGCCGATCCGGGCAGTTGGTGCACGGCGGCCTGCGGTATCTCCAGCAGGGGGATTTCATGCTCACCTATCAGTCGGTCCGCGAGCGGGAAATGCTTTTGCAGGAGCTTCCCGGCCTGGTCAAACCGTTCGGCATGATGATGGCCGTTTATAAAGGCTCCCTGCTGCAGCGTTTGATCGTCCATGCGGGCCTTTTGACCTACGACGTCATGAGCCGCAAATTTCGGAAGCACACCTATTCGGTCAAGGAAATGCTCAAGCGCTTTCCCGGCCTCAGAGAAAAAGGCCTGGAATGCGGCCTGTTGTTTTACGAATCCGTGACGGACGACGCAAGGCTGGTGCTTCGGGTTTTGCAGCAGGGGAGGGAAGAAGGAGGCGTCGCTCTTAATTATTGCAAGGTCACGGATTTATTAAAGGAAGAGGGCAGGGTGTGCGGCGTGGAACTGGAGGATACGGTCTCCGGCGGAAAAATGCAGGCCAAGGCCAAACAGGTGATCAACGCAACAGGCGCGTGGGCCGACGATTTTCGGAGCAAGGTGAGGAGGAAAAACTCCAAACACATCCGTCCCTTGCGGGGCAGCCACCTGGTTTTTTCCGCGGAAAGATTGCCCGTTTCCCAAAGCATTGTGATCACGCATCCGGTCAGCAAACGGCCGGGGTTCATCTTTCCCTGGGAAGGCCGGGTCATAACAGGCAACACGGACATCGACCATAGAAAAAAATTGAACGAAGAAGCCGCCGCAACATCCGGCGAGGTGGACTATTTGCTGGAAAGCGTTCGGCATTACTTCCCAAAACTGGACATAACCCGCAAAGATATTATAGCTACCTATTCGGGCGTCCGTCCCGTGGTGGGATCGGGCAAGAAAGACCCGTCCAAGGAATCCCGCGACCACGTGGTCTGGCAAGAGGACGGATTGCTGACCGTAACCGGCGGTAAGTTGACCACCTTTCGGCTGATCGCCCTGGACGCCTTGAAGGCGGCCCAGCCTGCCTTGGGAGATCTGCCGGACCTGGACAAAAAACAGCGCGTGTTTTCGCCCGTAAAACCCTTGTCCGCCGAAGCCGCAGGTCTGGACAGGGAGATCTTGACCCGCCTTCAGGGCAGGTACGGCGCCCGGGCGGAAGACTTGATCAAGGACGCCCAGCCCGGCGAGTTGGAGAAAATTCCGGGCACGGAAACCCTCTGGGCGGAGTTGCGTTGGGCCGCAAAAAATGAAATGGTAGTGCATTTGGAGGATTTGATGCGCAGACGCACCCGCATTGCGGTTTTGTTGAGGCAAGGCGGTGTAACGCATCTGCCCGGAATCAAGGAAATTTGCCAGCCGCTTCTTGGCTGGGATGACGAGAAATGGAGTCAGGAAGAGAAGCAGTATTTGCAATCGTGGCAAAAGTACAATGGGGTGAAATACTGA
- a CDS encoding L-fuculose-phosphate aldolase, whose amino-acid sequence MLLEKEREQVVVYCQRMISTGLTVGTSGNISIYNREEGLMAISPSSMDYMVMEPVDVVVQDLDGNVLDSPRRPSSESDLHLICYKNREDINAVVHTHSPNTTTLAILGWELPAVHYNVAYSGGSTIPVAPYRLFGTMELAEVALKTLKGRYGCLLANHGALAAGSGISHAYALAEQMEFCAEIYLKAKAVGEPNVLSEEQIIEVIGKFIAYSSQEK is encoded by the coding sequence ATGTTACTGGAAAAAGAACGAGAACAAGTGGTTGTATATTGTCAAAGGATGATCTCCACGGGGCTTACCGTGGGCACAAGCGGCAATATAAGCATTTATAACCGGGAGGAAGGCCTCATGGCCATCAGTCCCAGTTCCATGGATTACATGGTCATGGAGCCGGTGGACGTGGTGGTTCAGGATTTGGACGGAAATGTGCTGGACAGCCCACGACGCCCGTCCTCCGAGTCCGACCTGCATCTGATCTGTTACAAAAACAGGGAGGACATCAACGCGGTGGTGCACACCCATTCCCCCAACACAACCACCCTGGCGATTCTGGGCTGGGAGCTTCCGGCGGTCCATTACAACGTGGCGTACAGCGGCGGCTCCACCATTCCCGTGGCGCCGTATCGCCTGTTCGGGACTATGGAGCTTGCGGAAGTCGCGTTGAAAACCCTGAAAGGCCGTTACGGCTGCCTGCTGGCCAATCACGGCGCTCTGGCCGCCGGATCCGGCATCAGCCATGCATACGCCTTGGCCGAGCAAATGGAGTTTTGCGCGGAGATTTACCTGAAAGCCAAAGCCGTGGGCGAGCCCAATGTTTTGAGCGAAGAGCAGATAATTGAAGTTATCGGCAAGTTCATTGCCTATTCCAGTCAGGAAAAATAG
- a CDS encoding class II fructose-bisphosphate aldolase, with translation MLVTLSEILAPAQKHKYAVIAPDFISIGMLKHYLRAAEKYGAPIIASYPPLPIDRFRRFDRWIGKIRTLCQDSTVPVCLHLDHGKDVQTCLRAVAAGFTSVMIDASAFEFDLNRKMTRQTAQAARQAGVSVEAEIGHVGANKNSLEGKAEESNLTDPDQAAFFARETGVDALAVSIGTLHGTYKGEPRIDFDRLAAINEAVDVPLVLHGGSGTGEDNLRRCVAGGICKINVFTELIKAYLAATKAGFNPLVKGNAGFHQYNAVDKILEFYFTISGSMGVASA, from the coding sequence ATGTTAGTTACCTTATCTGAAATATTGGCGCCTGCGCAAAAGCATAAATACGCAGTGATCGCTCCGGATTTTATAAGCATCGGCATGCTTAAGCATTATCTCCGAGCGGCGGAAAAATACGGCGCCCCGATTATCGCCAGTTATCCTCCCTTGCCCATTGACCGGTTCCGCCGTTTTGACCGGTGGATAGGCAAGATCAGGACTCTTTGCCAGGATTCCACGGTTCCGGTGTGCCTCCACCTGGATCACGGCAAGGACGTCCAAACCTGCTTACGGGCCGTCGCTGCCGGTTTTACCAGCGTGATGATTGACGCCAGCGCCTTTGAATTTGACCTGAATCGGAAAATGACTCGGCAGACGGCGCAGGCGGCCCGCCAGGCGGGAGTTTCCGTAGAGGCGGAAATCGGCCACGTGGGCGCCAATAAAAACAGCCTGGAAGGCAAGGCGGAGGAAAGCAACCTGACGGACCCCGATCAGGCCGCTTTTTTCGCCCGGGAAACCGGCGTGGACGCCCTGGCGGTGTCAATCGGCACGCTTCACGGGACCTACAAAGGAGAGCCTCGCATTGATTTTGACCGCCTGGCGGCCATCAACGAGGCCGTGGACGTTCCCTTGGTGCTCCATGGCGGATCGGGAACCGGCGAGGACAACCTCCGGCGATGCGTTGCCGGCGGAATTTGCAAGATCAACGTGTTTACGGAGCTCATCAAAGCCTATCTGGCGGCGACCAAAGCGGGTTTTAATCCCTTGGTAAAAGGAAACGCCGGATTTCATCAATACAATGCGGTGGACAAAATCCTGGAGTTTTATTTTACAATCTCCGGCAGCATGGGCGTTGCGTCCGCCTAA
- a CDS encoding aminoglycoside phosphotransferase family protein, whose amino-acid sequence MKFEDLTPLAVGRVSDVYVTQDNLVFKLLHDTVPDWKVEEEFERCRIVDKAGVPSPKALEMLDMKGRKGILFEWAGKQDLLKAKLGNPLNLWSGAKFMASVHADFLSREAPDLPDIKDEAWRMAHAELPEGTIKPEQFDLLRRYLDGLPDGNAICHMDFHPSNIMLTDDGGYSVIDWAEAVKGCPEADAAMTSFMLANAETAPGNSFVMEIIISIFRKGFEKQYRKHIQSMMGFSADGFEKWTLLLGVFRMAMWKLDSEREFLANLIRENLEKLAQ is encoded by the coding sequence ATGAAATTTGAGGACTTGACGCCATTGGCCGTGGGACGGGTTTCCGACGTGTACGTGACGCAGGACAATCTTGTGTTTAAACTGCTGCACGATACCGTGCCGGATTGGAAGGTGGAGGAGGAGTTTGAACGCTGCCGGATTGTAGACAAGGCCGGCGTTCCTTCTCCCAAGGCTTTGGAAATGCTGGACATGAAAGGCCGCAAAGGCATTCTTTTCGAATGGGCGGGCAAACAGGATCTGTTGAAAGCCAAGTTGGGCAACCCTTTGAACCTGTGGTCCGGGGCGAAATTCATGGCTTCCGTGCATGCGGATTTTTTAAGCCGCGAGGCGCCCGATCTGCCGGATATCAAGGACGAAGCCTGGCGCATGGCGCACGCGGAGCTTCCCGAGGGGACCATCAAGCCGGAGCAATTCGACCTGCTCAGGCGCTACCTGGACGGCCTGCCTGACGGAAACGCAATTTGCCACATGGATTTTCACCCCTCCAATATCATGCTGACGGATGACGGAGGATACTCCGTCATCGATTGGGCCGAGGCGGTGAAAGGATGTCCCGAAGCGGACGCGGCCATGACTTCCTTTATGCTCGCCAATGCGGAAACCGCGCCGGGCAACAGCTTTGTGATGGAAATCATCATTTCCATATTCCGCAAGGGCTTTGAAAAGCAGTATCGAAAGCACATACAGTCCATGATGGGCTTTTCCGCAGACGGCTTTGAAAAATGGACCTTATTGCTGGGCGTCTTCCGCATGGCCATGTGGAAACTGGACAGCGAAAGGGAGTTCCTGGCCAATCTGATTCGGGAAAACCTGGAAAAGTTGGCCCAATAA
- a CDS encoding zinc-dependent dehydrogenase, giving the protein MKKMKAACLTKIPKEIEVREIPVPEIGENEFLVKMHACSLCYTDVKACVHGKHFYIELYGLPWTPGHEMAGEIAVVGDRVTGYSVGQRVAVAPFNPCLECPPCKLGAYRFCHKAPGSFVQPGGFAEYFKVPGEGAHLRTLVLPNAVSYEEAALVEPVASCLHAVRKAGVPQGSTAAVIGAGPMGLILMQLAKAEGAVKVFMVDVDDQRLEQALDFGADEVINSAKENANQAIRLKTGFMGADVVFEAVGSAQTYLLALEMARGGGAVSLFGGMPGGSTVEIPSDLLHYHELTITGTSSFSPDDYKNALELIEAGKIDVKRLISHRFDSLDGVLEAVNLSLDKQGLKKVVLL; this is encoded by the coding sequence ATGAAAAAAATGAAAGCAGCCTGCCTGACCAAAATACCAAAAGAAATTGAAGTCCGGGAAATCCCCGTCCCGGAAATCGGGGAAAATGAGTTTCTGGTCAAGATGCACGCCTGCTCCCTTTGCTATACGGACGTCAAGGCGTGCGTGCACGGCAAACATTTTTATATTGAGCTTTACGGCCTTCCCTGGACTCCGGGTCATGAAATGGCCGGGGAGATTGCGGTGGTGGGCGATCGAGTGACTGGCTACTCCGTGGGGCAGCGGGTGGCTGTGGCGCCTTTCAATCCTTGCCTGGAATGCCCGCCCTGCAAGCTGGGGGCTTACCGGTTTTGCCATAAGGCGCCGGGCAGTTTTGTACAGCCTGGCGGATTTGCGGAATATTTCAAGGTTCCCGGAGAGGGCGCCCATTTGCGGACGCTGGTCCTGCCCAACGCCGTCTCCTACGAAGAAGCTGCCCTGGTGGAGCCTGTGGCGTCCTGCCTGCACGCGGTTCGCAAAGCCGGAGTTCCTCAGGGATCCACGGCAGCCGTCATCGGCGCAGGCCCCATGGGCCTGATCTTGATGCAGCTTGCCAAAGCAGAGGGCGCGGTCAAGGTGTTCATGGTGGACGTGGACGACCAGCGGCTGGAGCAGGCTTTGGATTTCGGCGCGGACGAGGTGATCAACTCGGCCAAGGAAAACGCCAATCAGGCAATCCGGTTGAAGACCGGCTTTATGGGCGCCGACGTGGTTTTCGAAGCTGTGGGAAGCGCCCAGACCTATTTGCTTGCCCTGGAAATGGCCCGGGGCGGCGGCGCGGTGAGTTTGTTCGGCGGCATGCCCGGCGGGTCCACGGTGGAGATTCCGTCGGACCTTTTGCATTATCATGAATTGACCATCACGGGTACGTCATCGTTTTCTCCGGACGATTACAAAAACGCCCTGGAGTTGATCGAGGCGGGAAAAATCGACGTCAAACGCCTGATCTCCCACCGGTTTGACAGCCTGGACGGTGTGCTGGAAGCCGTCAATCTGAGTCTGGACAAGCAGGGATTGAAAAAAGTAGTGCTGCTTTAA
- a CDS encoding GntR family transcriptional regulator: MAFKKGNIPLYFQIYLQLKQEIISGDRPPGSPIPTINELAEQTGVSHGMIRRALELLEMESLVIKKPRVGTVVRESPQKALWVPTSSLDDFRQRLELGAIRFLSDGFVDPPNRVMGHFDSREEMLQDGKIYETQFLLISSQDKSRIDLARMFVPLWRYNQIPLDQWRKAPLASAAMDVDVARIRQVTRPWFCDHYASEHLQLPDGTPIFHRTIIAYLPDHKPLGVLELLTNINAMEREIIFS; encoded by the coding sequence ATGGCCTTTAAAAAGGGAAACATTCCCCTCTATTTTCAAATCTATCTTCAGTTAAAACAGGAAATTATTTCCGGAGACCGCCCGCCCGGCTCGCCAATTCCCACCATTAACGAACTGGCGGAACAGACCGGCGTAAGCCATGGCATGATACGCCGGGCCCTGGAGCTTTTAGAGATGGAGTCCCTGGTCATAAAAAAGCCCCGCGTCGGCACGGTGGTCCGGGAAAGCCCGCAAAAAGCCCTTTGGGTTCCCACTTCCTCCTTGGATGATTTCAGGCAACGGCTGGAGCTTGGCGCCATCCGATTTTTGTCGGACGGATTCGTCGATCCCCCCAACCGCGTCATGGGCCATTTTGACTCCCGGGAAGAGATGTTACAAGACGGAAAAATATACGAAACACAATTTTTGCTCATTTCCAGCCAGGATAAAAGCCGCATTGACCTGGCGAGGATGTTCGTCCCATTATGGAGGTACAATCAGATCCCGTTGGATCAATGGCGGAAAGCGCCCCTTGCGTCCGCGGCCATGGACGTAGACGTGGCCCGGATTCGGCAGGTCACCCGGCCCTGGTTTTGCGACCATTACGCCTCGGAGCATTTGCAACTGCCTGACGGCACGCCCATTTTCCACCGGACCATCATCGCCTACCTGCCGGACCACAAGCCCCTGGGCGTGCTGGAGCTGCTGACCAACATCAACGCCATGGAAAGGGAGATTATCTTTTCCTGA